In Pseudomonas sp. Q1-7, the genomic window CCCGTCCAGGTAACGCTGGAAGAAGTAATCCTCGATCACATCGCTGGCGAGAAAGGCTTCGAGCGCCTGTTCGGTGAAGATGAGTTCCGGATAGAGCTTGCGACCGCTCCGCGGCGACACCTCGTGGAAGGGCTTGGCGACAACCGGAAGATCATTAGCGACCACCCTGTCGATGCGCGGCGGAACAGGCATGCCGACCTCAGCCATGAGTTCCAGAAAGCTGGCCTTGTCAGAGACCCTCTCGTAGAGCGATTTGTCGATCAGCGGCACTTCCAGGCCGGCAGCCTCGAACGCCTCACGTTGATCGAGCACGAGTCGAATGATCGACTCCGCGGTGGGCAGGAAGATCAGTTGCTCCCCCAAATGGAGTGCCTTGATTCGCGCGAGCGCCGCCAGCATGTCGTCGACGTCGAGCCAGTCCACACCACGGACCGCTTCGATCCAACCGGCGAAGCGTGTCTTGCGCAAAAGGTCAGTCCCCGGCCTGGCGATAAGGGAACAGGCGATCCCGTTCCGCCGGAAATGACGGCATATGGCGATCACGGCGCGTTCGTTGGCGCCGGTAAATATGACGAAGCGAACGCGATCAACCACGGCCTCAGGCTCGCGCAGCATCGAGGACGATTGCGATGACCACATCCTGCTCCCGCTCCTGCATATGTGGAAATATAGGCAGGCAGATCACCTGGCGAGATATGTCGAACGCATTGCCGAGCCGCTTGGGTTGTGCGCTGTCGAGCCCGCGGTACATGGGAAATTCCGAGATCAGTGGATAGAAGTAGCGGCGCGCGAGAATCCCCGCGTCGCGCAGGCGCAGGAACAGGGCATCGCGGGAAACAGGAAAACGCTGATCGTCCACGAACAAGGGGCAATAGGAATAGTTCCAGTCCAGCCCTCGTGCGGGCGAAACCAGACGCAGTCCCGGAGTTCCCCGGAACGCTTCGTGATAACGCTCGAACAACTGCCGACGAGCCATCAGCGCACCATCCAGATGCTTGAGCTGGAGCAGGCCGAAGGCGGCCTGCACCTCGTTCATCTTGCCGTTGATGCCAGGGGCGACCACTGTCACCTCGTCGGCGAAGCCAAAGTTCTTCAGGTAATCGATGCGCTTCTTGATCTTCGCATCCGGACAAATGATGGCGCCGCCCTCGAAGGTGTTGAACACTTTCGTGGCGTGAAAGCTCAGGATCGACAGGTCCCCACCTCGCAGGATGCTGACGCCGTTCTGGCGCACGCCGAATGCATGGGCCGCGTCATAGATGACCTTGAGACCATAAGTGTCGGCTACCCGTTGAATGCCCTCGATATCACAGGGAATGCCATAGCAATGTACGGGCATGATCGCGGAGGTGGCCGGCGTGATGGCTTCCTCGACCCGTGCGGGATCCAGATTGCAGGTAACCGGATCGACATCGACGAACACGGGCTTGAGGCCATTCCACAGCACGGAATGCGCGGTCGCGACAAAGGAATACGGGGTGGTGATCACCTCGCCGGTGATCCGCAGGGCCTGAAGGGCCGCCACCAAGGCGAGCGTGCCGTTGGCGAACAGGCACATATGCTCAACCCCCAGGTAGCTGGCCAACTCCTGCTCGAGACGCTCATGCATGGGGCCGCCATTCGTCAGACGCCGGCTTTCCCACACCTCTTCCAGATAGGGAAGAAAGTCTTCAAGCGGGGGCAGTAAGGGGCTGGTGACCGGAATTGGTTTTGTCATGCTTGCACCGTGCATTGAGTGAGCCGGCATCTAAAGGCGCCAGATTGGTGACGCGGACTCTTGTGGCTCTATGCACAGCAAGATGCCTGCCAAGAGCGGGCAAGGCGGCAGCGACACACCTCAACGCAGGTTTGGGCAAAAGGACGCATCACATCTTGCTAAACAGATTCAGCTGGGAAATCGCCACATAGCTCTTTTGGGACGCATCAAGGATCAACTGCTGGAACGACAGTCTCGACAGCGCCTCAGCGTAATCCAGCTCTCGCAGTTCGGCCTGCACAGACTTATTGGCCAAGCCGACATCTTCGTTGTCAGTCAGGCTGGATTCGACCACATTCAGGCGAGCCCCGATCTGTCCCTGGGCCAGATCCACACCCGCCATACCATTGGAAATGTTGGAGAGCCCCAGAGCGACGGCATCTCGAACTTCACGCCCATCGGTACTGTTTTCCAGCACTTGGCGCAACTGCGAGATGCTATCCAGGATGCCCGTCTTGACCGCCGGATCGCTCGCCGTTGCATTCGCGGCGGGTCCGGGCCCCTCAAGCGTGAAACTCGAAGAAGCGGGAGGCGTGCCGTTGATGTAAAAGCCGATACCACCGTAGGTGACCAGGGTATCGCCATCGTCGGCAAGGCGCCCCGTTACTGCCGTACCGGATGGCAACGGCGTGATTGTGTAGTTCTTTGGGTCGGCAACATCGAAGGTGATCTGTACTCCACCCGCTGGAAAACTGGAGAACGACACTTCGTCCTTCACCAATGCACCGCTAATGGTGCCAGTGGGCGCGGGAGGCGCCGAATTATCGGTAATGGTAAGTCGGCCGGCATTCAGAGCACTCTGGAATACCTGTCGACCGTTGTCGCTGATCGGCACTTCAAGGGAGCTGGCTATCTGCAGCATGCGCTGCCCTTCATCGCCCATGTATGCATAGCTACCATCAGCTTGGCGAACGAATGGCTGCGACTTGCCCTGAAAACCGGCGAAGAGATATTCGCCGCGGGCATTCCGGGTATTCATCAGCGCCAGCAACTCGTCTTCACGCTCGGCGAGTTCAGCAGCGATGGATTTCCGGTCATCCAGGCCAAGCGCACCATTACCCGCCTGCCCGACGAGTTCTCTCACCCGCTGCAGAACCGTGGTAACGGACTGAAGCGTGATTTCCTCCTGGCTCAGGCTATTCTTCGCCGCCGTCAAATTGGAGTTGTACTGGTCCAGCACGCCTTGCTGCTCAAGCTGCAACAGCCGCACAGAGGCAACCGGATCGTCCGCCGGCGTGAGAATGCGGTTGCCAGTGCTGATCTGCTCCTGGGTCCGGGTGACGTTGGCATAGTTGCGCTGCAGGCCCGCAATACCGTTGTTGAATGCCTGGATGGTCGAGATACGCATGGCCGCCCCGTTAACGGAAGGTATTCATGAGGGTATCGAACAGGCTTCGCGCAACTTGAATCACCTGCGACGAGGCGTTGTAGTACTGCTCGAACTTGATCAGATTGGCTGCCTCTTCATCCAGGCTGACGCCGGACAGCGAGTCCCGGTTGTCGGTGGCCTGCTTGAGGATCGCGGTCGTGGCTTCGCTGTCCACCCGAGCCTGGGCGGTCAATGTGCCGACCCGCTCGACCAGGCCGCCATAGCCATCGGAGAAACTCACACCCGTTGTGCCCGGCGAGTTCAGGTCGATGCCCACAGTTGCCTTGGATTGCAAGTCCGCCAGCTTCAGGCCGTTGCGGTTATCCGAGACGCCCTTGTCGTTGAAAGCAACGTTGAAGGTGTCGCCGTTCTCCGGACGCCCGCTGAGATTGAATCGAACAACGCTGCCATCGCTGAGTTGCAGCTCATAGGAGTTCTGCTGCCCGGATTGGAAGGCCGGCGGCACCGCCGGCGTACCGTCCTGGTTGATGCGGGTCAGAGTGGCACCGGCCGGAACTGCGAACAGGCCTGTCGTCGAGTCATAGGTCAGCCCCACCGGCAGCGCCGCGGTCAAGGCGACCGGATCGATCGGGCTCTTCATGCCTTGCAGGTCTGGCTGGGTAATCACCCCGCTGCCACGGTTCTGGGTGTTGGCCTCGGCGCGCACAGGTGCGGCCAGAGCCAACTGGTCCGGCTGATCAAGGATTGCGCCGATATCCGTCGCGCCACGACGGGTGGGTTGCAACAGGAAGACGTCGCCCTGCACCGCCTTGCCCAGTTCGGCTGCGCTGAAAGCGACCTCGAAGCCCTGGCCTCCATTCGGCGCCTTGGCCGGATCGGCGAAGCTCAGCGTGTAGCCGCCGCCAGGTGCCGGATTGGCTGTCGCCGTCACTGTCATGCTGGCGCCGTCGGACAAGCGTCGCGCCGAGAACGTCGGTGGTACGGTAGTGGAGTCCGTAATTTCCAGACGGTAGTCGCTGGTGGACAGGGTGCGGGTATCGGTAATGTTCAGCAGCGGCTGGGCATTTCCGACGTTCGAACCCAGGTTGAGCGCGCGCAGGGCCGCGAGTCCCGGATCGTTGTAGTCGGCGAACAGCGGAGAGCCTGCCTGCCCCTTGAGGTCCAGGCCCATGCCAAGCTGAGTGTTGACCTGGTCGGTAATGGCCAGGGCCAATCGTCCCAGGGAGTTCATGGCGTTATCGAGTGTTTCGGTGCGATAGCGCACCAACCCTCCCAGCTCACCACCACTGAGCAGCGTTGTTACCCCTTGGCGCGAGTCTCCACTCACGAACTCGATCTCGAAACGATTCGGATCGCCCTTCCCAGGAACGGCCTCCAGTCGGTTGGCGGAGTTTCCCACCACCAACGGCTGGCCGGAGCCGATGAAGATGCTCTGGGTACCGTCGCTCTGGGGCACCACGCTCACGCCGACATAGGTGGACAACTGGCGAATCGCTTCTTCGCGAGCATCCATCAAGTCGTTGGGCTGACTTCCGTTGGCCGCTGCGACGGCGATCGCCTGGTTCAGGCTGGCGATGGAGCCGGCAAGACGATTGACCTGGTCGCTGACGGCAGACATCTGCTTGTTCAGCGATTCGTTCTGGGCGTTCAGCCGGTCGTAGACGGTGTTGAAGCGACGCGCCAGCCCTTCGGCCTCGGACAGCACTAACTGCCGTGCCGGAATGTTGGCGGGGTCTTCCGCAGCGGTCTGCATGGCCGCGAAGAAACTCTTCAGCGACGGCGTGATACCAGTGGTGGAACCGGCCAGCAGCGAGTCGAGCTGGGATATCTGGCTCTTGTAGGCCTCGACATCGCTGCTCAGCGACGTGGTATTGCGCAACTGGGTAGTGAGGAACTCGCTGTAGCTGCGACGGATATCCGTCAGTGCCACGCCGCTGCCGATGTAACCCGAGCCGGAGAACTGGGGCAGTGTGGTGGATTGCGTCGCGCTCTGCCGGGAAAAACCGGGCGTGTTGACGTTGGAAATGTTGTGGCCGGTGATGGTGAGCTGGGTCTGGCTTACGCGCAGTCCAGACAGACCAATGTTCAACAAGTCAGCCATGACTCAAGCCTCATGTCCTGGTGGTCGTGCCGTCTACGGCGGCAACGGTCTGGTAGATCTGCATGCCGCGAGCGATCTGGGTGATCTTGCGGGCGTACTGGGGGTCGGTGGCGTAGCCGGCCTTCTGCAGCTCGCGGACGAACTGCTCGGGGTTGTCGGCGGAATCCAGCGCCTTGTCGTAGCGGTTGTTGTTTTCAAGGAAGCTCACGTAATCGTGGAAGCTCTGCTCGAAGGAGTTGTAGGCGCGGAAGGACGCCGCCTCCTTGACCGCCTTGCCCCCCTTGTATTCGGTGGTCATCACCCGCGCGGATTCGCCATCCCAGGCCTTGTGGGCCTTGATGCCGAACAGGTTGTGGCTGCTGTCGCCATCGCCCTGGCGGATGATCGACTTGCCCCAGCCGGTTTCCAGCGCGGCCTGGGCCACCAGGTAGCGGGGGTCGACACCGATGCGCTCGGCGGCCTTCTCGGCCATGGGCAACAGGGTCTCGATGAACTCTTCGCGGGACGCGAACACACGCTTGCCGACGCCCTTGCCGGACTCAGCGCCGCCAACGGCTTCGCGCTCCGGCGCGGCGTAAGCCTTGGCCGGCGTCCAGTCGTTGCCCGCCAGCGGCGCACCGGCGACCTGCGCGGTGGAGGGCGCGATGCCGGCGGCCTGGCGCTCGCTCAGCCGGCCCGGCAGGGCCAGGCGGCGCTGGTTGATCAGTGCGGAATCGTCGCGCGCCGGAGCACTGGCCTCGTCCGCCTTGGCCACCGGCTTGCCGCCCTGCGCCGGCCAGTTGGCCTGGACGCCGGACTGGACCTGGGCGAAAGGATTGGGCCGCGCCGCCTGGCCGGTCTTGGACAACTGCCGGGTGAGCACATCGGCCAGGCCCACGCCGCCCTGCTTGGACAGGGTCACGGCCAACTGCTGGTCGTGCATGTCCTGGTAGGTCTTGGTCTCGTTGCTGTTCAGGTAGTTGCCTTCGGCGAAGGCTTCGCCCGCCTGGCGCATGGACTTCATCATTTCGTTGAGGAACAGCGACTCGAATTCCTGGGCGACCTTGCGGATGTTGCCCTCGCTGTCGCGGTCCTTGCCGGTCTTGAACTGGTTGAGTCGGTTCAGGTCGGTGTAGGCGCCGCTGTCGACCTTGGAACCGCTGGCGAGGCCTGTGGAGAATTTCGAATTCATCGCCGCGTCCTTAAATCACGATCAGGTCGGCCTGCAGGGCACCGGCCTGCTTCAGCGCTTCGAGGATGGCCATCAGGTCGGAGGGCGCCGCGCCCACCTGGTTCACCGCGCGCACGATCTCGTCGAGGGTGGTGCCGGGGCCGAACTTGAACATCGGCTTGGCTTCCTGCTCGGCGTTGACCCTGGAGCGCGGCACCACCGCGGTCTGGCCGCCGGAGAAGGCTTCCGGCTGGCTGACGATGGGGTCCTCGGTGATGGTCACGGTGAGGCTGCCGTGGGTCACGGCGGCCGGCTGCACGCGCACGTTCTGGCCGATGACGATGGTGCCAGTGCGCGAATTGATGATGACCTTGGCCACGGCCTGGCCGGCCTCGATCTCCAGATTCTCGATCACCGAGAGGTAGTCCACGCGCTGGTTCGGGTCCAGCGGCGCGCTGACCCGCACGGAACCGCCATCGACGGCCTGGGCGACGCCCGGGCCGAGCAGTTCGTTGAGCTTGTCGACGATGTTTTTCGCGGTGGTGAAGTCCGGACGGTTGAGGTTCAGGGTGAGGAAGTTGCCCTGTTCGAAACCGCTCGGCACCGGCCGCTCGACCGTGGCGCCGGCGGGGATGCGCCCGGAGGACGGGACGTTGACGGTGATCTTCGAGCCGTCGCTGCCCTGGGCATCGAAGCCGCCCACCACCAGGTTGCCCTGGGCGATGGCGTAGACGTTGCCATCGATGCCTTTCAGCGGCGCCATCAGCAGGCTGCCGCCGCGCAGGCTCTTGGCGTTGCCGATGGACGAGATGGTGACGTCGATGGTCTGGCCCGGCTTGGCGAAGGGCGGCAGGTCGGCATGGATGGACACGGCCGC contains:
- a CDS encoding DegT/DnrJ/EryC1/StrS family aminotransferase — protein: MTKPIPVTSPLLPPLEDFLPYLEEVWESRRLTNGGPMHERLEQELASYLGVEHMCLFANGTLALVAALQALRITGEVITTPYSFVATAHSVLWNGLKPVFVDVDPVTCNLDPARVEEAITPATSAIMPVHCYGIPCDIEGIQRVADTYGLKVIYDAAHAFGVRQNGVSILRGGDLSILSFHATKVFNTFEGGAIICPDAKIKKRIDYLKNFGFADEVTVVAPGINGKMNEVQAAFGLLQLKHLDGALMARRQLFERYHEAFRGTPGLRLVSPARGLDWNYSYCPLFVDDQRFPVSRDALFLRLRDAGILARRYFYPLISEFPMYRGLDSAQPKRLGNAFDISRQVICLPIFPHMQEREQDVVIAIVLDAARA
- the flgL gene encoding flagellar hook-associated protein FlgL — encoded protein: MRISTIQAFNNGIAGLQRNYANVTRTQEQISTGNRILTPADDPVASVRLLQLEQQGVLDQYNSNLTAAKNSLSQEEITLQSVTTVLQRVRELVGQAGNGALGLDDRKSIAAELAEREDELLALMNTRNARGEYLFAGFQGKSQPFVRQADGSYAYMGDEGQRMLQIASSLEVPISDNGRQVFQSALNAGRLTITDNSAPPAPTGTISGALVKDEVSFSSFPAGGVQITFDVADPKNYTITPLPSGTAVTGRLADDGDTLVTYGGIGFYINGTPPASSSFTLEGPGPAANATASDPAVKTGILDSISQLRQVLENSTDGREVRDAVALGLSNISNGMAGVDLAQGQIGARLNVVESSLTDNEDVGLANKSVQAELRELDYAEALSRLSFQQLILDASQKSYVAISQLNLFSKM
- the flgK gene encoding flagellar hook-associated protein FlgK, which translates into the protein MADLLNIGLSGLRVSQTQLTITGHNISNVNTPGFSRQSATQSTTLPQFSGSGYIGSGVALTDIRRSYSEFLTTQLRNTTSLSSDVEAYKSQISQLDSLLAGSTTGITPSLKSFFAAMQTAAEDPANIPARQLVLSEAEGLARRFNTVYDRLNAQNESLNKQMSAVSDQVNRLAGSIASLNQAIAVAAANGSQPNDLMDAREEAIRQLSTYVGVSVVPQSDGTQSIFIGSGQPLVVGNSANRLEAVPGKGDPNRFEIEFVSGDSRQGVTTLLSGGELGGLVRYRTETLDNAMNSLGRLALAITDQVNTQLGMGLDLKGQAGSPLFADYNDPGLAALRALNLGSNVGNAQPLLNITDTRTLSTSDYRLEITDSTTVPPTFSARRLSDGASMTVTATANPAPGGGYTLSFADPAKAPNGGQGFEVAFSAAELGKAVQGDVFLLQPTRRGATDIGAILDQPDQLALAAPVRAEANTQNRGSGVITQPDLQGMKSPIDPVALTAALPVGLTYDSTTGLFAVPAGATLTRINQDGTPAVPPAFQSGQQNSYELQLSDGSVVRFNLSGRPENGDTFNVAFNDKGVSDNRNGLKLADLQSKATVGIDLNSPGTTGVSFSDGYGGLVERVGTLTAQARVDSEATTAILKQATDNRDSLSGVSLDEEAANLIKFEQYYNASSQVIQVARSLFDTLMNTFR
- the flgJ gene encoding flagellar assembly peptidoglycan hydrolase FlgJ, encoding MNSKFSTGLASGSKVDSGAYTDLNRLNQFKTGKDRDSEGNIRKVAQEFESLFLNEMMKSMRQAGEAFAEGNYLNSNETKTYQDMHDQQLAVTLSKQGGVGLADVLTRQLSKTGQAARPNPFAQVQSGVQANWPAQGGKPVAKADEASAPARDDSALINQRRLALPGRLSERQAAGIAPSTAQVAGAPLAGNDWTPAKAYAAPEREAVGGAESGKGVGKRVFASREEFIETLLPMAEKAAERIGVDPRYLVAQAALETGWGKSIIRQGDGDSSHNLFGIKAHKAWDGESARVMTTEYKGGKAVKEAASFRAYNSFEQSFHDYVSFLENNNRYDKALDSADNPEQFVRELQKAGYATDPQYARKITQIARGMQIYQTVAAVDGTTTRT
- a CDS encoding flagellar basal body P-ring protein FlgI — protein: MKRLITALCLLLVAGLAQAERLKDLASIQGVRTNQLIGYGLVVGLNGTGDQTTQTPFTLQTFNNMLAQFGIKVPANVGNVQLKNVAAVSIHADLPPFAKPGQTIDVTISSIGNAKSLRGGSLLMAPLKGIDGNVYAIAQGNLVVGGFDAQGSDGSKITVNVPSSGRIPAGATVERPVPSGFEQGNFLTLNLNRPDFTTAKNIVDKLNELLGPGVAQAVDGGSVRVSAPLDPNQRVDYLSVIENLEIEAGQAVAKVIINSRTGTIVIGQNVRVQPAAVTHGSLTVTITEDPIVSQPEAFSGGQTAVVPRSRVNAEQEAKPMFKFGPGTTLDEIVRAVNQVGAAPSDLMAILEALKQAGALQADLIVI